A window from Pseudomonas moraviensis encodes these proteins:
- a CDS encoding cupredoxin domain-containing protein, whose protein sequence is MFFRTPLTVAACLLALTSPAWATPAHTYAFGQPAAVSQATRSIEIVMGDMNFDPKTIQVKAGETVRFVLVNKGQLLHEFNLGDAAMHASHQQEMLQMQQSGMLTPTGIKEMSHDMAGMDHAAMGHGMKHDDPNSVLVEPDKSAELTWTFSKATALEFACNIPGHYQAGMVGKLTVSQ, encoded by the coding sequence ATGTTTTTTCGCACACCTCTTACAGTAGCGGCTTGTCTGCTGGCATTGACTTCGCCAGCCTGGGCGACACCGGCGCACACCTACGCTTTCGGCCAGCCGGCAGCGGTCAGCCAGGCCACGCGCAGTATCGAAATCGTCATGGGCGACATGAACTTCGATCCGAAAACCATACAGGTCAAGGCGGGTGAGACGGTTCGCTTTGTGCTGGTGAATAAAGGCCAGTTGCTGCACGAATTCAACTTGGGTGACGCGGCGATGCATGCCAGTCACCAGCAGGAAATGTTACAGATGCAGCAGAGCGGCATGCTCACGCCGACAGGGATAAAAGAAATGTCCCACGACATGGCGGGCATGGATCACGCGGCGATGGGGCACGGAATGAAACACGACGACCCCAACAGTGTATTGGTCGAACCGGATAAATCCGCGGAGTTGACCTGGACCTTCAGCAAGGCCACGGCGCTTGAATTCGCCTGCAATATTCCGGGGCACTACCAGGCAGGCATGGTCGGCAAACTGACAGTCAGTCAGTAA
- a CDS encoding heavy metal sensor histidine kinase: MRHLSLSTRLALLFAACTAVVSLFAGVLFDRASEAHFIELDQQQLEAKLIGLRRALQDLQPAQREARLADELSRQADLSLRITSGDGQHWYDSSVQIPKSLPLQTGLSTISHDGTDYRVLRAPLYPDTADSPQLTLLLDITHHQHFLARMQHLIWLTVGLSALATALLGAWAARSGLRPLRRISAVARGISAQSLNARLPEEKMPPELAEMAHSFNAMLARLDDSFQRLSAFSADIAHELRTPLSNLLTHTQVTLTRPRALEDYREALHSNLEELQWMAQLVNDMLYLAKADHGLLMPKREPLELADEADMLLEFFAPLAEDARVNLSREGAARIEGDRGMLRRALSNLLDNALRFTPAEGDVRLSIVEQPQAVRVCVENSGEGISAQVLPRLFDRFYRADPARQEGSSEHAGLGLAITQSIVLAHGGTIHCESEAGWTRFVIELPKEE; the protein is encoded by the coding sequence ATGCGTCACTTGTCCCTGAGCACGCGCCTGGCCCTGTTGTTTGCCGCCTGCACCGCGGTGGTCTCGCTGTTCGCCGGGGTACTGTTCGACCGCGCCAGCGAGGCGCACTTCATCGAGCTCGACCAGCAACAACTGGAAGCTAAGCTGATCGGCCTGCGCCGCGCCTTGCAGGATCTCCAGCCTGCCCAGCGCGAAGCGCGGCTGGCCGATGAGCTGAGCCGCCAGGCCGATCTGTCGTTGCGCATCACCAGCGGCGACGGTCAGCACTGGTACGACAGCTCGGTGCAGATCCCCAAGAGTCTGCCGCTGCAAACTGGCCTGTCGACCATCAGCCATGACGGCACCGACTACCGTGTACTGCGCGCCCCGCTCTACCCGGACACAGCCGATTCGCCGCAACTGACGCTGCTGCTGGACATCACCCATCACCAGCATTTCCTTGCGCGCATGCAGCATCTGATCTGGCTGACCGTCGGCCTGTCAGCGCTAGCCACGGCGTTGCTCGGTGCCTGGGCCGCGCGCAGCGGACTGCGCCCGTTGCGGCGGATAAGCGCGGTGGCCCGCGGAATTTCTGCGCAATCGCTGAATGCCCGACTGCCTGAAGAGAAAATGCCGCCAGAGCTTGCGGAAATGGCCCACAGTTTCAACGCCATGCTCGCACGCCTCGACGACTCGTTTCAGCGCCTCTCGGCGTTCTCCGCCGACATCGCCCATGAACTGCGCACGCCACTGTCGAACCTGCTCACCCACACCCAGGTCACCCTCACCCGTCCGCGGGCACTGGAGGATTACCGCGAAGCGCTGCACAGCAACCTCGAAGAGCTGCAATGGATGGCGCAACTGGTCAACGACATGCTCTACCTCGCGAAGGCCGATCACGGCCTGCTGATGCCCAAGCGCGAACCGCTGGAACTGGCGGACGAGGCTGACATGTTGCTGGAGTTTTTTGCGCCATTGGCCGAAGACGCTCGCGTTAACCTGAGTCGTGAGGGGGCGGCGCGTATCGAGGGTGATCGCGGCATGTTGCGCCGGGCCTTGTCGAATCTGCTGGATAACGCGCTGCGCTTTACCCCGGCTGAAGGTGATGTTCGGCTGAGCATTGTCGAGCAGCCGCAGGCTGTACGCGTTTGCGTCGAGAACAGTGGTGAGGGGATTTCAGCGCAGGTGTTGCCACGTCTGTTTGATCGCTTCTATCGAGCGGATCCAGCACGGCAGGAAGGCAGCAGTGAGCATGCGGGGTTGGGGCTGGCGATCACCCAGTCGATCGTGCTTGCGCATGGTGGGACGATTCATTGCGAATCTGAAGCGGGCTGGACGCGGTTTGTGATCGAATTGCCAAAGGAAGAATGA
- a CDS encoding heavy metal response regulator transcription factor: MKLLIVEDQAKTGQYLRQGLTEAGFNTELVADGISGQQLALSGEYALLILDVMLPGRNGWQILQAVRSAGLDTPVLFLTAKDAVEDRVHGLELGADDYLVKPFAFSELLARVRSLLRRGSAIAQETSLQLADLRLDLIRRRVERSGQRIDLTAKEFALLEMLLRRQGEVLPKSLIASQVWDMNFDSDTNVIEVAIRRLRLKIDDDFPNKLIHTVRGMGYVLEERAL; this comes from the coding sequence ATGAAACTGTTGATCGTTGAAGACCAAGCCAAAACCGGGCAATACCTGCGCCAAGGCCTGACCGAGGCCGGGTTCAATACCGAGCTGGTGGCAGACGGCATCAGCGGCCAGCAATTGGCCTTGAGCGGCGAGTACGCGCTGCTGATCCTCGATGTGATGCTGCCCGGACGCAATGGCTGGCAGATTCTGCAAGCGGTGCGCAGCGCCGGCCTCGACACGCCGGTACTTTTTCTGACGGCCAAGGACGCCGTGGAGGACAGGGTTCACGGCCTCGAACTGGGTGCTGACGATTATCTGGTCAAGCCATTCGCCTTCTCCGAACTGCTCGCCCGGGTGCGCAGCCTGTTGCGGCGCGGCAGCGCGATCGCCCAGGAAACCAGCCTGCAACTGGCCGATCTGCGCCTGGATCTGATCCGCCGCCGGGTCGAACGCAGCGGCCAACGCATCGACCTGACCGCCAAGGAGTTCGCCCTGCTGGAAATGCTCCTGCGCCGCCAGGGTGAGGTCCTGCCGAAGTCGCTGATCGCTTCGCAGGTCTGGGACATGAATTTCGACAGCGACACCAACGTCATCGAAGTGGCGATCCGCCGCTTGCGCCTGAAGATCGACGACGACTTCCCCAACAAACTGATCCACACCGTGCGCGGCATGGGTTACGTGCTCGAAGAGCGTGCGCTGTGA